One Kushneria konosiri genomic window, GGGATACGCTCGGTGCCGTCGTAGTTATCGACCCAGTCAACGGTATCCTTTTCCAGATCCGAGAGCAGCTCATGCGACAGGCGCGCCATGCGCACTTCGGTGTAACGCATGGCCGCGGCGCTGTCACCATCGATCGAACCGAAGTTGCCCTGCCCATCCACCAGCATGTAGCGCATGGAGAAGTCCTGGGCCATACGCACGATGGTGTCATACACCGCGCTGTCACCATGCGGGTGATATTTACCGATGACATCACCCACGACACGCGCCGATTTCAGATAGGACTTGTTCCAGTCGTTGCGCAGTTCATGCATGGCATACAGCACGCGACGGTGCACCGGCTTGAGTCCATCCCTGACATCGGGAAGCGCTCGACCGATGATGACGCTCATCGCGTAATCAAGGTACGACTGCTTCAGCTCGTCCTCGATATTGACTGGCAGAATCTCTCTGGCGATCTCACCCATGGGTCGTCAAATCCTGGTCCTGTTCAAGAAGTCCTGCAGCCTGAACGCCTCGTCCAGACAGGACGCGGGGCGTTCAGGCGCGAACACCCGTAATGCAATCACGACGCACACATGATCGCGCACGAATGATCCAATTGGTTGGCACCGATTGTACCACAGCCCAGGCGCGCTCCGGCAGACAGCGATGCAATCCGACAACGATTTGAGCACTCGCCCACGATGTCGCTGTCAGGCCCTGCATCGAGAGCTGTCATTACCGGTTAGTCCAGGAGTATGAGATCAGGACGTGCCAGCGCTGGCACCCGCGCCTGCCATTCGACATAATGTGCGCCTTCAAGGAAAGGACGCTATGTGGTTCAAGCATTTACAACTCTATCGCCTGCTCGATGAGCACGACTGGTCAATGGACCAGCTCACACAAGCCCTCGACACATACCGTTTTGCGCCGGTGACCGAGACTCAGGCCCGCCGTGTGGGCTGGGCAGCGCCAGCCGGGCGCCATGGTGATCAGCTGGTGCACGAGATTCAGGGGCATCGCCTGATGACACTACTGCGCCAGGAGCGCCTGCTGCCAAGCGCGGTCGTCAAGGAAACACTCGATGAGCGCGTCGAAACACTGACCGCACAGCAGGGCTATCCGCCCGGCCGACGTGACAAGCTGGCGCTCAAGGAGCGCATCGTCGAGGAGCTGCTGCCACGTGCCTTTACCCGCACCACGCGCACGGATCTCTGGTGGGACACGAAGCGCCGCCTGATCGGCATCAACGCCTCGAGTGCCAAACGCGCCGAGGAGATTCTTGATGTACTGCGCGAATCGCTCGGGTCGCTCAAGGTGATCCCACTGGCACCGCAGACGCCGGCCGGACGCACCATGACCACCTGGCTGACCGACCCGACCACCCGCCCGGAAGGTGTGGTGCTGGGCGATCAGATCGAGCTTCGTGCCAAGGGCGATGATGGCATTCTTCGCGCCAGAAGCATCGACCCGGACGGTGAGGAAGTGCGCATGTCGCTGGACGTTGGGCGCCAGGCCAGCAAGCTGGCGCTGAACATTGAAGAACAGATGACCCTGGTGCTGCAGGAAGATATGTCGATAAAGTCGATCCGCTTCGCCGACGCCGTACTCAAGGAAATCGACGATACCGACAGCGACGACAATCCCGTCATGCAGATGGAGACGGAGTTTGCGCTCATGGCCCATGTACTGGGTGAGACTGCCGAGCGGCTGATGCAGTGGCTGGGCGGCGAAGCGACACCGGCACCTGCAGCCCCATGAATCAAACGTCTGACGACCCGGAACCCGAGATGACCTCCTCCCCGGATGCGCTACCGCCCGTAGACGACTTCGAGGCCATACGCCCCTACAACGACGATGAAGTCGTTGATACGCTGGCTCGCCTGGTCCGAAACGATGAATTCATCGATACCATCACGCGCTATCGGCTGCCGAAACTGGCCCGCTTTGCCCCGCGCGTGGCGCGAGCCCTGGTGCGCCACGGGCTCAAGCGTGCAGTGCGCAACATTCATACGGTGGGAGATTTTCAGGATCACATCTCTCATTACATGGCGCGCATGATCCAGAACACGACCAACACCTTCAGCGTGGAAGGTCTTGAGAAGCTGGATCAGAAAAAGGCCTATCTCTTTATCGGCAACCATCGCGATATCGCGCTCGACCCGGCCTTTGTCAACTATGCGCTTTACCATAGCGGCCGCAGCACCGTGCGCATTGCGATCGGCGACAACCTGCTGCAAAAGCCCTATGTGACCGACCTCATGCGGCTTAACAAGAGCTTTATCGTGCCACGCTCGGCCCGTGGCAAGCGGGCGATGCTGGCCGCCTACCAGCAGCTGTCCAATTACATTCGCCACTCGATTGTCGAAGACAACCATCCCATCTGGCTGGCACAGCGTGAGGGCCGCGCCAAGAACGGCGTGGACCGCACCGACAGCGCAATCATCAAGATGCTGGGAATGGCGCGGCGCATGAAGGACAAGGACGCCTCGGTCAACGAGACGATTGCCGAGCTGCGCATCGTACCGGTCTCCATCAGCTACGAATTTGATCCCTGCGACCAGCAAAAGGCACGCGAACTCAAGGCGCGTCATGAGGGTCTGGCCTACGAAAAGATCGCCTACGAAGACATCCTTTCCATTGCTGCCGGCATTACCGGCAACAAGGGGCGTGTCAGACTGGTGTTCGGCACGCCGTTGACGGACGAGCACGACAGCTATGACAGTGCCGCCCATGAGATCGACCGTCAGGTGCTCAGCCACTACACCCTTTATCCCAGCCACTATCTGGCACTGGAAGCCACCGGCCATGCGCCGGAGCTTGTCGATTCAAGCGATATCACCCAGGCCGACCGCCAGGCCTTCAACAAGCGCCTTTCGCAGGTGCCGGAAGATCTGCGCCCCTGGTGGCTATGCCAATACGCCAACCCGGTACTCAATCGCGCCGGACGCGATCCTCTCTAGCGCCCTGCCATTTGCTGACCCTGCCCGGTTTCAAGCCTGCGCCCCACTATCAGGATGCAGGCCGGGTAGAGGCTATTTGCGCCAGAAGGTTGGGGTCAGCAGGACCAGCACGGTCAAAATTTCCAGACGCCCCATCAGCATGCCGATGCTCAGCATCCATTTGGCCGCATCCGGCAGCGGCGCAAAATTCCCTGCCGGACCGATGATCTCGCCAAGCCCCGGGCCCACGTTGGCGACGGCCGTGGCAGCGCCCGAAAGCGCCGTGACGAAATCCAGCCCCATCAGCGACAGCCCAAGCGCCAGCACCGCCACTGTAAAAAAGAAGAAAAAGGAGAAGGCAATAACGCCCCGAATCTGATCATCGGTCAGCACGCGTCCGTTATAGCGCTGCACAAACACACCGTTGGCATGGACCAGGTAGCGCAGCTGATTGACCAGCATGATCAGGCCGACCTGGAATCGAAAGACCTTCATTCCTCCACTGGTGGAGCCGGAGCAGCCGCCGACAAAGGTCAGATAGAAAAAGGCCGCCGCCGACAGCGGGCCCCATGCCGTGTAGTCGTCAGTAGCATAGCCGGTGGTCGTCACCACCGATACCACGTTGAACGCGACCTGAGTCAGGGCATCAAAAAACTCCATGCCGCGAACGGCGCGATACAGGGTCAGCAGCGCAATGACCACCACCAGCAGCGCCAGAAGCCCCCTGACCTGCTGATCCTTCCAGAGTACCCCCGAGCGCTCGCGCGCCATGCGGATATACAGCACAAAGGGCAGCGCACCGGTCAGCATGGACAACACACTGAGCCACAGGATGACCGGCTGATCGGCATATTGACCGAATGAGGCGTCGTAATTGGCAAAGCCACCGGTGGCCACCGACGTCATGCCATGGACAAAGGCGTCCAGCGGCAGCATGCCTGCCAGCCAGTAACTGACAATCGAGACAATCGTAAAGCCGACATAGACCAGCCCGATGGCCTTGGCGACCGTACCGGCTCGCGGCAGCACCTTGTCGGACCAGTCCGAAGATTCGGTCTGAAAAAGACGCATGCCGCCCACGCGCAGAAAGGGCAACACCGCAATCGCCATCACGATGATCCCGACGCCGCCGACCCACTGCATCAGACCACGCCAGAGCTTGAGGCCGTCCGAGAGATGTTCGATACCCACCAGCACGGTCGCCCCGGTGGTGGTAATGGCCGAGACCGACTCAAACACCGCATCGGCCACCGACAGACGCGGCGCGCCGAACTGCATGGGCAGACTGGAAAAGGCCGACATGACGACCCAGCTGGAGGTGGTCAGGATAAACATCTGCCGGGGGCGCAGCTCGATGTGCACGCCCCAGGTCAGCAAAATGAACACGACACCCGTGCCGAAGGTGACCGCAAAGGCCCATAGAAAGGGCCACATCTGCCCATCGCCTTCCAGTGCCAGCAGGGCCAGCGGGATCAGCATGAACAGGGATAGCACCAGCAGCAGCATGGCCAGAATGCGCAGGACAGGGCCCGCTCCGGCCGGATGACGGAAAAGCGGCAGACGCAGCATGCATCGCATCCAGAATGATCAACAGGTGCGCGCTACTATAGCGGTTCGAGGAAAGAGACGCAGCCGCAAAGGCTTATAAAAACAAAAGCCGGCCCGGGGCCGGCTTTAAGAGTTACGTTATGATTATGATGTACCTGTACCTGTACCTGTACCTGTACCAGCAATACTACAGCCACGAGGTTTGAATTCGGGAGCAACTGTTGTAGTGCAACCCCAGACTCCATCTTGTGTTCTTGCAAGCTTGATATTTTTACCACGCAAGGCTGAGTTTGCACCGGTATCAAAATCTAACTGAACAGAAGCTACTCCTGTATTGCCGGAATTAGTGTCTGGTATGGTCAGAGTGCCTAGTTTTACCTGATCATTGGTAAGTCCAATAAAACCTTGAGTGTTAGGAGTAATACTGATTGATTCTCCGCGAAGTACAGACTCTTCGATCGAAGTCTGTGTACCTTGCAGTGAAGACAAACCAGAGGCTACTTCCGACCTCGCCACGTAATCCTGATAGCGCGGCACGGCAATGGCCGCCAGTACGCCGATGATGGCCACCACGATCATCAGCTCGATCAACGTAAAACCACCCTGCCTGCGTGCCATTGGTATGCCCTTCCCATTGATTGCATGTGTCCCTGTGACGATCCACAGGATAACGGTATATTTGGCGTCCTTTATCGCTGGACGCAGTTAACTTAACGACAACGCCTCTGGAAACTTTAGAGAAACGAACGCTCGCCGATAACATAAGGCAAGTATCACTTCCCGGGGCCTTATGGATCAGCGCGTATGTCGGATGCTCTCAGCCAACTCTCAGCCAACCCTCTGCGAAGCCTCGCCCATCAGCTGGTCGAGGATGGATTGCTGGACGCCGACCATGCGCTGGCCCTGGAGCAACGGGCGCAGCAGGAAAAGCGCCCGCTGCTCAGGCTGATTACCGAAGAAACCGACGTATCACCACGCGACGCGATTCAGAGTGCCGGCTGGGCCTTCGGACTCGGCTGTGTGGATCTGGATGCGATTCCGGTCGCGCGTCTGCCGCCGCTACAGGGTCTGCCGGAATCGATGATCCGCCGGCTGGGCGTGCTGCCTTTGATGCGTCAGGAGCGCTGTTTGATCGTGGCGGTGGATGACCCCTCTCGCCTGCCCGAACTCGATGAACTTCAGTTCGTGATTGGCATGAGCGTGGAAGGCATGCTGGCGCCGGCCAAACAGCTTGCCGCCAGACTCGAGCAGTATCTGGACATGCACGGCGAAGGGGCGCTGGCGCTGCTGGAGGGTCACAACGCCATTGAGACACTGGCACAGGAAGAAAGCGATCTTGCGCTGGATCAAACAGAAGACGCTTCATTTCAATCCAGCGACGACGCGCCGGTGGTGCGTTTCGTCAAGCAGATCCTGCTCGACGGTATTCGGCGCGGCGCCTCGGACATCCATTTCGAGCCGTTTGACGAGAGCTTTCGAATCCGCTTTCGCGTCGATGGCATTCTCATGGAAGCTTCCCGACCGCCGGCACAGCTTCGCCAGCGTATTGCAGCCCGCATCAAGGTGATGGCCAAGCTGGACATCTCCGAGCGACGCCTGCCCCAGGATGGCAACCTGCGCCTGAAGCTGTCGAGCCGACGCCACGTTGAATTTCGTGTCAACACGCTACCCACCCTGTTTGGTGAAAAGATTGTCATGCGCCTGCTGGACCCGGACAGCGCCCGTATGGGCATCGATGCACTGGGCTTCACGGCCGAGCAGCGCGCCATCTTTGAACAGGCCATCGCCCGGCCCCAGGGCATGATTCTATCGACCGGCCCCACCGGCAGCGGCAAGACGGTGACGCTTTATACGGCTCTGAATCTGCTCAATACCGAGGCGCGCAATATCGCTACGGCCGAGGACCCGGTCGAAATCAAGCTGGAAGGCATCAACCAGGTCAACGTACGACCCAGTATCGGCTTTGATTTTGCCGCCGCCCTGCGCGCTTTTCTGCGTCAGGACCCGGATGTGGTGATGGTGGGGGAAATTCGTGACCTGGAAACCGCCGAAGTCGCCATCAAGGCGGCCCAGACCGGACATCTGGTGCTATCGACACTACACACCAACTCTGCCGCCGAAACCCTGACTCGTCTGGGCAACATGGGCGTGGCCGGCTTCAACATTGCCACCTCCATCAGCCTGATCATCGCTCAGCGACTGGCACGCCGCCTGTGTGAACGCTGCCGACAGCCGGTCACCCTGCCCCGCGAAGTGCTCAGACATCAGGGACTCAATGACGAGGAAATTGATCAGGCCACGCTGTATCAGGCCGTAGGCTGTGAGCACTGCACGCATGGCTACCGAGGACGTGTGGGGATTTATGAAATGGTGCCGATATCCTCTGCCATGAGCCATTTGATCATGCAGGATGCCGGTGCCATGGCGCTGGCCGAGCAGGCGCGACGAGAAGGTCATCACGACCTGCGTCGCAGCGGTTTGCACAAGGTGCTGACCGGACTGACCACGCTGGAAGAACTCAACCGGACCATTCAGGAGTAATCATCACCATGGCAACGCCTGCCCTGTCAAAACGCTCATCGGCTTTATCGGGCCAGGCCACGACCTTTCGGTGGATGGGCAAGAATGGTCGTGGCGAACGGGTCAGGGGTGAAATGCATGGTATCAATGAACACGACATTCGCCGCCAGCTGTCATCCCAGGGCATTGTTGTTACCCGCCTGAACCGCAAGCGTCATCTGCCCGGCATGGGCCATCGCATCCGGAGCGAGGACATCACCCTGTTTGCGCGTCAGATGGCGACCCTGATTCGCGCCGGTGTGCCCTTGCTGCAGTCTCTTGAGGCGGTTGCCAACGGTACCAACCGCCCGGCTCTACGACACTTCATCGAGACCATCAAAAGTGACGTTTCCAGCGGCATGAGCTTTTCGCAGGCACTGGCGGCGCACCCACGCCATATCGATCAACTGTTTGTTCATCTGATCGAGGCCGGTGAACAGGCCGGCGCCCTTGACCGCATGCTCGATCGCGTCGCCACCAACAAGGAGCGCCTTGATCATCTAAAGGCACGCGTTCGCAAGGCGCTGTATTACCCTGCCGCCGTGGTGGCCGTGGGCATTGCCGTGACGGCGCTTTTGTTGATCAAGGTCGTACCGCAGTTTGAAAGCATGTTCGCAAGCTTTGGCGCCGAGCTACCGGCCCCGACCCGAATCACCATTGCGCTTTCGGACGCCGCCCAGCAGCTATGGTGGCAAGTACTGCTGGCAGCGCTGGCCGCAGGGATGTTTACGCGGCGTATGCTTGCACGCTCACCGGCGCTGGCCTTCCAGGCCAGCCGATTGATGCTCAGACTCCCCGTCATCGGGCCCGTCATCGAGAGAGCCGCCATTGCGCGTTTTTCGCGCACGCTGGCCACCACCTTTGCCGCGGGCGTGCCCCTGATGTCGGCGCTGGAAACGGCGAAAGGCGTCTGCGGCAATCTGGTGTTTGAGCAGGCCATTGAACGCGTACGCCAGGACGTCAATACCGGCCAGCAGCTCAACTTTGCCATGCGCACCACCGGGCTTTTCACCCCCATGACCCTGCAGATGGTAGCGATCGGTGAAGAATCAGGTGCCCTTGAAGCCATGCTCAATCGCGTGGCCGATTTTTATGATGTCGACGTCGAAAACCGGGTCGATACACTGACCACCCTGATGGAGCCTCTGATCATTGTGGTCCTGGGCTCTCTGGTAGGCGGCGTGGTGGTGTCGATGTATCTACCCGTATTTGATCTTGGCAGCGCCATATAGGAGTCTTGAGGTGTCCCCGTTGACCGATTCCCTTCTGCTGTGTGTTGTCGCGCTGCTGGCACTGGCGCTGGGCAGCTTTCTCAATGTGGTCATTGCCCGACTGCCCCTGATGCTGTCCCGGCAGTGGACCCTGGAGGCGCATCAGACGCTGTCGCTGACACCTCCCGTTCAGCCTGCCTGCAATTTGCTCGTGCCGCGCTCTCGCTGCCCCGGATGCGAAGCACCCATTGCATGGCATGACAATATTCCCCTGTTGGGCTATCTGAAGCGTCGAGGCCGCTGCGCGCAGTGTCGATGCGCCATCAGCGTGCAATATCCGTTGGTCGAAATGGCAAGCCTTGCCCTGGTGCTCTGGAACGTATGGCACCATGGCATGACCCTGACGGCCCTGACATTGATACTGGCCTGCCTGACGCTGCTGGCACTGGCCGTCATCGATTGGCGTACGATGCTGCTGCCGGATGTACTCACCCTGCCACTGCTATGGGGCGGGTTGCTGTATCAGCTGACAAACCATCCCGACAGGCTGGCAGAAAGTGTGGTCGGCGCGATGGCGGGATACGGTATTGCCTGGGGATTTTACTGGCTGTTTCGCCTTGCTACAGGCAAGGAAGGTCTGGGTCATGGAGATTTCAAGCTTCTGGCCGCACTGGGCGCATGGTGTGGCTGGCAGGCCCTGCCGCTGATTCTGGTCCTGTCCGCCACCACCGGAGCGGTAGTGGGCATTGTCCTGCAACTGCTCATTCCTCGCCTGCGGGGGGCCCCGATGCCCTTTGGCCCCTTTTTGAGTGCGGCGGGCATGCTGATCCTGCTGGGCGGTGACAGCCTTGTCGAGCTGTATTACAACATCATCGGCCTTTCCGGGTTCTAGGCCATGGACACTTCTTTCAACTCCGGGCATCACAACGCTTATCTGTGGGAGATTTCATGCTGATTATCGGCCTGACCGGCGGCATAGCAGCCGGCAAGACCACCATCGCCGAAGCCTTTGCCAGACGCGGGGCATCCTGGGTGGATGTAGACCACCTGGCCCGGGAGATCGTCATGCCGGGCGAGGCGGCGCTGGCAGATATTCGTGCGCGCTTTGGTGAGTCCGTCATGACAGAACAGGGCGAGCTCAATAGGGCCGCCCTGCGCCAGATCATTTTCGATGACATCCAGGCGCGTCATGACCTTGAGGCCATTACCCATCCCCGCATTCGTGAGCGACTGATTCAGCGTCTTGAAGCCCTGTCGGGACCTTATGCCCTGCTGGTCTCACCGCTACTGCTGGAAACCGATCAGCATCAGCTGGTCAATCGGATTCTGGTGATTGATGTGCCCCCGGAGGAGCAGATCCGAAGGACCTGCGAACGAGATGGCGTCCCCGAATCGCAGGCCCGCGCCATTGTGGATGCCCAGATGTCACGCAATCGACGACTTGCCAGCGCCGATGACGTTATCGACAATGTCGGCAGCTTTCACGTGGTTGATGCCCGAATCGATCGGCTCGATCTTTTTTACCGCCAGCTTGCCAGTCAGTACAATGCCCCATGAGTAATGAGAATCAGACTCCTATCGTCCCGTGCCCCCAGTGCGGCAAGCGCCTTTACTGGACCAGCGATAACCCGTGGCGTCCGTTTTGTTCCAAACGCTGCAAGATGATCGACCTTGGTGCCTGGGCGGATGAATCCCATCGCATTGCCGGAGAGCCCGCCATGGATGATGCAAGCCTTGATGAGCTCATGAATCGCATCGAGCGCGGCGACTAGGCGCTCAAACGCTCCACGAATGCAAAAGGGCCACCCCATCGGGTGGCCCTTTTTTCTCAGTATCCGCCAGCCCGGTTTAGCGCCAGAAGTCACGAATCGAAGCGATGCCCTGCGCACCCACCGCGCGAGCACGGTCACCATCATCACGAGAGGTACCGCCAAGGGCATATACCGGCATCGTTACTTCTTCCACCATCTGCTGAAGATCGTGCCAGCCGATGGTCACCGCACCTGGATGGCTCGGCGTCTCGCGCACCGGTGAAAGTGTTGCAAAATCACACCCCAGCCGCTGGGCCTGAGCAAGCTGCTCGGCATTGTGTGTAGAGGCCGCCAGCCACTTGCCATCCTCTATGGGGCGATGTGTCAGGGCCATCAGTTCGCGGCTGGGCAGATGCAGCCCGTCAGCATCCACGGCAAGGAACACCTCCAGCGAACAGTTGAGAATCAGCGACGCCCCATGCTCGCGGCAGGTCGCCAGGGCGCGTTCGGCACGTGCACGATAAGCGTCTTCATCTAGATCATGCGCCCTCAGCTGTACCAGCTTGATGCTGTCTTCCTCCAGGGCACGCTTGAGCTTGCGGTCAAAGTCCTCTTCATCGCTGGCTTCTCCCGTGATCAGATAGTCATGCGGCAGCGTCACGGCACGAATGATGGGACCATTGGCCGCCGGGAAGGCGTAGCGGCCAAAATCTTCTGAATTGACCCAACGTACGGCCTGACCTTCGCGCCCCCAGGGCTCGCCCTCGAAATCATGGGTCTCCCAGACGTCGAGCAGGATATGCTTGTCGGGATACTCGTGATGAACGCGAATCAGTGGCTGAGCCCGTTGAATATTGATGCCAAGCTCTTCGCGCAGTTCACGACGCAGGGCTTCCAGTCCGGTTTCATACGGGGCCAGCTTGCCGCCGGGAAATTCCCACAGTCCACCCTGATCGGCAATCGATGGCCGCCGTGCAATCAACACCTGGCCCTGATCGTTGAAGATGGCCGCAGCGGCGACATGTACCCTTCTTTTCGGCATGCTGGCATGACCTTTCATGATGCGTGAATATCAATCGGTAAAGGGAGCGACATGACACCGCCGCTCCGAAACATGATAGCGACCGCGCTCAGGCGCGTATCAGCTGCGATAGTCGGCATTGATGGAGACGTAGTCGTGAGAGAGATCCGACGTCCAGACCTGCTCACGTGCTGTTCCACGACCCAGCCGTATCGTGATGTTGATCTCTTCCTCGGCCATGACGGCAGCACCGGCTTCCTCACGGTATTCCTGAGCGCGCCCCCCCTGACGTGCGATGGTGACACCGTTGATATCGATCCCCACCTGGCTGACATCGAAATGCTCAATGGGCACCTTGCCCACTGCCATCAGAAGACGACCCCAGTTGGCATCGCTGGCATAGAGCGCGGTCTTGACCAGCGGTGAATGCGCCACGCTGAAGGCAACCGCCAGGGCTTCATCAACGCTTGCCGCCTCTTCAATGACAACGGTGACAAATTTGGTGGCACCTTCGCCATCACGCACGATGGCCTGCGCCAGTGACAACAGCACCTCATCGAGTGCCCGGGCAAACGTCGCCAGCGCCTCATCACTTTCAATGGCAACACCACGCCCCGTAGCCACCAGGGTGCAGGCATCATTGGTAGACGTATCGGAGTCGATCGTAATGCGATTGAAGCTGCGCTCAACACTTTCACGCAGCAGTGTCTGCAGCGTGTCATGGGCAATCGCAGCGTCGGTGGCCACAAAGGCCAGCATGGTCGCCATATTGGGGCAGATCATGCCGGCCCCCTTGGAAATACCGTTAATGACGACCGGCTGACCTTCGATCATGATCGTACGCGTGGCGCCCTTGGGACGCGTATCGGTGGTCATGATGCCTTCGGCCGCGGCCTGCCACTGGCCATCATCCAGCGAGGCAAGCGCCTCATCAAGGCCGCCCCGAATCCGCTCTACCGGTAACGGCTCTCCGATCACGCCGGTGGAAAAGGGCAGCACCTGCTCCGGCAGCTGGCCGGTGCGCTCGGCCAGCGCCGCACAGCAGGCCAGAGCATCCTGCATGCCCGACTCGCCGGTGCCGGCATTGGCATTGCCGGTATTGATCAGAAGATAGCGCGGCGCACCATCGGCCAGATGTCGACGTGCCACATGAACCGGTGCCGCACAGAAGGCATTGCGAGTAAAGGTCGCCGCCACATGACTGCCTTCGGCCAGCTCAAAAATGACCAGATCACGTCGATCCGCCTTTTTGATGCCTGCCCGGGCGGTGCCCAGTCGCAGCCCTTCGATGCAAGGCATATCGGGAAAATGCGTTTTACCTACGGCCATGGCCACTGCCCTCTGCTGTTCATGTTATCCATCCGACAGTCTGTGACTGCCGGATCATGCCGGGATGCCAGCAATTATTTGTCGAGACTGCCATGGCAGTGCTTGTACTTTTTGCCGGACCCGCACGGACAAAGGTCATTACGACCGACCTTCGGTTCATCGCGACGTACGGTCGGGCTCT contains:
- a CDS encoding Nudix family hydrolase, producing MPKRRVHVAAAAIFNDQGQVLIARRPSIADQGGLWEFPGGKLAPYETGLEALRRELREELGINIQRAQPLIRVHHEYPDKHILLDVWETHDFEGEPWGREGQAVRWVNSEDFGRYAFPAANGPIIRAVTLPHDYLITGEASDEEDFDRKLKRALEEDSIKLVQLRAHDLDEDAYRARAERALATCREHGASLILNCSLEVFLAVDADGLHLPSRELMALTHRPIEDGKWLAASTHNAEQLAQAQRLGCDFATLSPVRETPSHPGAVTIGWHDLQQMVEEVTMPVYALGGTSRDDGDRARAVGAQGIASIRDFWR
- the argJ gene encoding bifunctional glutamate N-acetyltransferase/amino-acid acetyltransferase ArgJ → MAVGKTHFPDMPCIEGLRLGTARAGIKKADRRDLVIFELAEGSHVAATFTRNAFCAAPVHVARRHLADGAPRYLLINTGNANAGTGESGMQDALACCAALAERTGQLPEQVLPFSTGVIGEPLPVERIRGGLDEALASLDDGQWQAAAEGIMTTDTRPKGATRTIMIEGQPVVINGISKGAGMICPNMATMLAFVATDAAIAHDTLQTLLRESVERSFNRITIDSDTSTNDACTLVATGRGVAIESDEALATFARALDEVLLSLAQAIVRDGEGATKFVTVVIEEAASVDEALAVAFSVAHSPLVKTALYASDANWGRLLMAVGKVPIEHFDVSQVGIDINGVTIARQGGRAQEYREEAGAAVMAEEEINITIRLGRGTAREQVWTSDLSHDYVSINADYRS